One window of Blastocatellia bacterium genomic DNA carries:
- a CDS encoding MFS transporter, which translates to MSSDSRDSLAASPRRRVAASLFAGVSRSAIIIGFVSMFSDISGEMIYPILPLFLTATLGAPATVVGLIEGIAVGLANVIGGFSGWISDRLGRRKPVAFFGYVLTAATRPVMAAAQVWPLVLAARFAERFGKGIRNAPRDALLAEATEARYRGRAFGFERAMDSAGAVLGPLVALAVVNWARLDARSIFLISAIPATVAALLILTVKERRESVVTGTGELRLSLAGTTREYKRLLLVMAVFGLANSANSFLILRAQQLGLANGEGAGRAISAAIFAYALFNLVSALAAYPAGAASDQLGRRNLLIAGFAVYALSYLGFALVSRVWMVWPLFALYGLFPALTEGVAKALAVDTAGRAGRATVIGILSMVTGLTQIAASYVGGVLWDKVNAAATFYFGAALAALAAVMLFALLPSRISPERV; encoded by the coding sequence GTGAGCAGTGATTCGCGCGACTCTCTCGCCGCGTCGCCGCGTCGCCGCGTCGCCGCGTCGCTCTTCGCTGGCGTGTCGCGCAGCGCCATCATCATCGGCTTTGTCAGCATGTTTTCCGACATCAGCGGCGAGATGATCTATCCCATTCTGCCGCTCTTCCTGACCGCGACATTGGGAGCGCCGGCAACCGTCGTCGGCTTGATCGAAGGCATCGCTGTCGGCCTGGCTAATGTGATCGGCGGCTTCTCCGGGTGGATTTCGGATCGCCTCGGGCGGCGCAAGCCTGTGGCCTTTTTCGGCTATGTCTTGACGGCAGCGACTCGCCCGGTGATGGCCGCCGCGCAGGTATGGCCGCTGGTGCTGGCGGCGCGCTTTGCCGAGCGCTTCGGCAAAGGCATCCGTAACGCGCCGCGTGATGCGCTGCTTGCCGAAGCGACCGAAGCGCGCTATCGCGGGCGGGCGTTTGGGTTCGAGCGCGCCATGGATTCGGCGGGCGCGGTGCTGGGGCCGCTCGTGGCGCTGGCGGTGGTCAACTGGGCGCGGCTCGATGCGCGCAGCATCTTTTTGATCTCGGCGATTCCGGCGACCGTCGCGGCGCTGCTGATTCTTACGGTCAAAGAGCGGCGCGAAAGTGTTGTCACGGGAACCGGCGAGCTGCGGCTGTCGCTCGCCGGCACGACGCGTGAGTATAAAAGATTACTTCTGGTGATGGCGGTCTTCGGGCTGGCGAATTCCGCCAACTCGTTTCTGATTCTGCGCGCCCAACAGTTGGGACTGGCAAATGGTGAAGGCGCGGGCCGGGCCATCAGCGCAGCGATCTTTGCTTATGCGCTGTTCAACCTGGTGTCCGCGCTGGCCGCGTATCCGGCGGGCGCGGCCAGCGATCAACTGGGGCGGCGCAATCTGCTGATTGCCGGCTTTGCGGTCTACGCCTTGAGCTATCTCGGGTTCGCGCTCGTCTCGCGGGTATGGATGGTCTGGCCGCTGTTTGCGCTCTACGGTCTGTTCCCCGCGCTGACGGAAGGCGTCGCCAAAGCCCTGGCCGTGGACACGGCGGGCCGCGCCGGCCGCGCCACGGTGATCGGCATCCTCTCGATGGTCACCGGCCTGACGCAGATTGCCGCGAGCTACGTCGGTGGCGTGCTCTGGGACAAGGTGAATGCGGCGGCGACGTTTTACTTCGGCGCGGCGCTGGCCGCCCTCGCCGCGGTGATGCTATTTGCGTTGTTGCCTTCGCGCATCAGCCCAGAGCGCGTATAA
- a CDS encoding HNH endonuclease signature motif containing protein, whose translation MNPHYTLVARRAAHRCEYCHAPEVIFNFPFEVEHIIPLSKAGEDNKANLALACRACNVHKGDWLTGLDEQTRSDSRLFNPRGDNWEEHFMLDLETGTIHGLTAIGRASVWRLRMNKPMQVTARLRWIQLGFFI comes from the coding sequence ATGAACCCTCACTACACACTGGTTGCGCGACGCGCCGCGCACCGATGTGAGTACTGTCATGCGCCCGAAGTCATCTTCAATTTCCCATTCGAGGTCGAACACATCATCCCCTTGTCGAAAGCCGGCGAGGATAATAAGGCTAATCTGGCGCTCGCGTGCCGCGCCTGCAATGTTCATAAAGGGGATTGGCTAACCGGCCTAGATGAACAGACCCGTAGCGATTCGCGTTTATTCAATCCACGCGGGGATAACTGGGAAGAACACTTTATGCTCGACCTTGAAACGGGCACGATACATGGTTTGACTGCGATTGGCAGGGCTTCGGTTTGGCGGCTGCGAATGAATAAGCCGATGCAGGTGACCGCACGACTTCGATGGATTCAATTAGGATTTTTCATATGA
- a CDS encoding N-acetyltransferase, whose protein sequence is MNDSIQIRPEQPDDIAAIRRVNERAFDGPTEADLIDLLRAHGKVTLSLVAVHEAQVVGHILFSPVVIGATGKSAAAVGLAPMAVLPEWQNQGVGSRLVRAGLEACRRLGHRAAVVLGHANYYPRFGFAPASRFHIRSEYDVPDEIFMAMELEPGALAACAGTAKYQAEFNDI, encoded by the coding sequence ATGAACGATAGCATTCAGATACGGCCCGAACAACCTGACGACATTGCCGCAATTCGCCGGGTCAACGAGCGCGCCTTCGATGGCCCGACGGAGGCTGATCTCATTGACCTGTTACGCGCCCACGGCAAGGTCACGCTGTCGCTGGTCGCGGTTCACGAGGCGCAAGTCGTCGGGCATATCCTGTTCAGCCCCGTCGTCATCGGAGCGACCGGGAAATCAGCCGCCGCCGTCGGGCTGGCGCCGATGGCCGTGCTTCCCGAGTGGCAGAATCAGGGCGTCGGCTCACGGCTGGTCAGGGCCGGACTCGAAGCGTGCCGCCGCCTCGGTCACCGGGCCGCCGTCGTGCTCGGTCATGCGAACTACTATCCGCGCTTCGGCTTCGCGCCCGCCAGCCGCTTCCATATCCGCTCCGAATACGACGTGCCGGATGAAATCTTCATGGCAATGGAGCTAGAGCCGGGCGCGCTCGCGGCTTGCGCCGGCACCGCGAAATACCAGGCGGAATTCAACGACATTTAG